The Amphiura filiformis chromosome 12, Afil_fr2py, whole genome shotgun sequence genome includes a region encoding these proteins:
- the LOC140166915 gene encoding uncharacterized protein: MLDTLITRAHDGKLVFSVYRKSTHTDQYLNFSSHQPLEHKLGVIRTLTHRAKTLSSDNTLLEKELDHVKKSLSICGYTKWTWTAPSSRKRDPKPRRSDTPTKGHVSLPYVQGVTEAINRKIRSAGVTVHVKPSNTIRSMVVSPKDKVKTLDRTGSIYQIQCKDCPSQYIGETERALGKRVSEHKREPSPVGGHMKAARHSFDPGEVKVLDSDSRWFQRGVKEAVYIAASEPDLNKDQGRHPYQPPTRGYSGQVVWVHCPDHVSRVAIEDA; this comes from the exons ATGCTTGACACCCTCATCACTCGCGCTCATGACGGTAAGCTGGTCTTCAGTGTCTACCGCAAAAGTACCCACACCGACCAGTACTTAAATTTCTCCAGTCACCAGCCATTGGAACACAAGCTAGGAGTGATTAGAACTCTGACTCACCGCGCTAAAACTTTGTCATCTGACAACACTCTTCTTGAAAAAGAACTTGATCATGTCAAGAAGTCACTGTCCATATGCGGATACACCAAATGGACCTGGACTGCGCCGAGTAGTAGGAAACGGGACCCCAAACCTCGTAGGAGTGACACCCCCACCAAAGGTCACGTCTCGTTACCCTACGTACAAGGTGTGACGGAAGCGATTAACAGAAAAATCAGGAGTGCTGGTGTAACTGTTCATGTCAAACCCTCGAACACCATCAGGAGCATGGTGGTGTCGCCCAAGGACAAAGTAAAGACACTGGACCGTACGGGGTCCATCTATCAAATTCAGTGTAAAGACTGTCCATCACAATATATAGGTGAGACTGAAAGAGCTCTCGGAAAAAGGGTTTCCGAACATAAACGAGAGCCCTCGCCGGTTGGAGGACATATGAAAGCTGCCAGACACTCCTTTGACCCTGGTGAGGTCAAGGTGTTGGACAGCGATTCCAGGTGGTTTCAGCGAGGGGTGAAGGAAGCAGTGTACATCGCAGCCTCCGAACCAGACCTCAATAAAGATCAGGGACGCCACCCCTACCAGCCGCCTACAAGAGGCTACTCGGGTCAAGTGGTTTGGGTTCATTGCCCAGATCACGTGTCCCGAGTAGCG ATTGAAGACGCCTAA
- the LOC140166916 gene encoding uncharacterized protein, whose translation MDAHNLSSITYADDTQLYIMMKPKDRGNVLARLEACIRDIKSWMAGNKLMLTDNKSDVLHVTSQFTNKLHLNDINVGSSSVTPSACVRALGVIMDDTLTMSNHVNNICRTASFAIRKIGKLRRYLDQDSAEKLVHAYVTSRLDSCIMLV comes from the coding sequence ATGGATGCTCACAATCTGTCTAGCATCACCTATGCCGATGACACCCAGCTCTATATCATGATGAAGCCTAAAGATCGTGGCAATGTCTTGGCAAGATTAGAAGCGtgtattcgtgatattaagagcTGGATGGCAGGAAACAAACTGATGCTCACCGACAATAAGTCTGACGTATTGCACGTGACTTCCCAGTTCACAAATAAATTACATCTGAATGACATCAATGTTGGTAGTTCCTCCGTTACGCCTTCTGCCTGCGTTCGAGCCCTTGGTGTGATCATGGATGACACACTGACCATGTCCAACCACGTCAACAACATTTGCAGAACCGCCTCTTTTGCGATTAGAAAGATCGGAAAGTTACGTCGCTACCTTGATCAGGATAGTGCAGAAAAGCTCGTGCATGCGTATGTAACTTCCAGACTGGACAGCTGTATAATGCTAGTCTAA